In Kineococcus sp. NBC_00420, a single genomic region encodes these proteins:
- a CDS encoding rhodanese-like domain-containing protein: MSIEEVLAAARVGLDRLTPEQLCTEQRAGALVVDTRTPAHRVEQGEFPGALVIDRTVLEWRLDPTCPFRIPEATGPDLRVVVVCRHGYSSSLAAASLRAVGLHRATDLEGGVQAWLAAGFPVHRGPVREVT; encoded by the coding sequence GTGAGCATCGAGGAGGTGCTGGCCGCGGCGCGGGTCGGACTCGACCGGCTGACCCCGGAGCAGTTGTGCACCGAGCAGCGGGCGGGGGCGCTGGTCGTCGACACCCGCACCCCGGCCCACCGGGTCGAGCAGGGGGAGTTCCCGGGCGCGCTGGTCATCGACCGGACGGTGCTGGAGTGGCGACTCGATCCGACCTGCCCCTTCCGGATCCCGGAGGCGACCGGACCGGACCTGCGGGTGGTCGTGGTGTGCCGGCACGGCTACAGCTCCAGCCTGGCCGCGGCGTCGCTGCGGGCGGTCGGTCTGCACCGGGCCACCGACCTCGAGGGCGGGGTGCAGGCGTGGCTCGCCGCGGGGTTCCCCGTACACCGCGGGCCGGTCCGTGAGGTGACGTAG
- a CDS encoding cell wall-binding repeat-containing protein, whose amino-acid sequence MRTRRHAAIVGGLVVAGLLATGAPAQAVSTPFAYTGIVRAAGADRYETAAVVSHGSFAPSPGSALFLASGESFADALADGPAAAGLDGPLLLTAARGLPRPTIDVLKRLAPAFVHVVGGPDRVPDAVLSAVRALLPTATVDRTAGADRYATATAIATRFFPANQTSFVLARGDAFPDAVSGAALAGGRGEPLLLTAPKALPSTVTAWLNASDRARATVIGGVDSVSDPVADQVALFLTDADPVARLSGADRYDTAAVVARTTFPDAEVAVLATGRNFPDALAAVPAAAVNGAPLLLVPGDCTPAATDDYLSGATSLGATIVVGDESAISEESFAGTC is encoded by the coding sequence ATGCGCACCAGGCGTCACGCTGCGATCGTCGGTGGACTGGTCGTGGCCGGTCTGCTCGCCACCGGGGCACCGGCGCAGGCCGTGAGCACCCCGTTCGCCTACACCGGCATCGTCCGCGCCGCGGGCGCCGACCGGTACGAGACCGCGGCCGTCGTCTCCCACGGTTCCTTCGCACCCTCGCCCGGGTCGGCACTGTTCCTGGCCAGCGGTGAGTCCTTCGCCGACGCCCTCGCGGACGGCCCTGCCGCCGCCGGCCTCGACGGTCCGCTGCTGCTGACCGCCGCGAGGGGTCTCCCCCGACCCACGATCGACGTGCTGAAGCGGCTCGCGCCCGCGTTCGTGCACGTCGTGGGTGGGCCGGACCGCGTGCCCGACGCCGTCCTCAGCGCCGTGCGGGCACTGCTGCCCACCGCGACCGTCGACCGCACCGCGGGGGCGGACCGGTACGCGACGGCCACCGCGATCGCGACGCGCTTCTTCCCCGCGAACCAGACCTCCTTCGTCCTGGCCCGCGGTGACGCCTTCCCCGACGCCGTCTCGGGAGCGGCCCTGGCCGGCGGGAGGGGCGAACCGCTGCTGCTGACCGCGCCGAAGGCCCTCCCGTCGACCGTCACCGCCTGGCTCAACGCCTCCGACCGGGCCCGCGCCACCGTGATCGGCGGGGTCGACTCGGTCTCGGACCCCGTCGCGGACCAGGTCGCCCTCTTCCTCACCGACGCCGACCCGGTCGCGCGGCTCTCCGGTGCGGACCGCTACGACACCGCCGCCGTCGTGGCCCGGACGACCTTCCCCGACGCGGAGGTCGCGGTCCTGGCGACCGGCCGGAACTTCCCCGACGCCCTGGCCGCCGTGCCGGCGGCCGCGGTCAACGGCGCACCGTTGCTGCTGGTACCGGGCGACTGCACGCCCGCCGCCACGGACGACTACCTCTCGGGCGCGACCTCGCTCGGCGCGACGATCGTCGTGGGCGACGAGTCGGCGATCTCCGAGGAGTCCTTCGCGGGGACCTGCTGA
- a CDS encoding alpha/beta fold hydrolase, which yields MSVLLVPGGPLLDPAYLPFELPGERVLVADLRFAPARRCDQLVDALEELREAHGIPVVDLVAHSAGANLAVRYLERFAHRVARLVLVTPSVFAVGLPVSAETRSRTAELSRDEPWFEQSFAALQRVGAGHGEPDDWDAVGRFTGSDPAEESDPVLAAEFTAPGAFDPTATRAAVAGFAGEVLVLAGEFDVGAPPAVLREFAELFPRARFVELTRARHFPWRDDPAGFAQVVRSFLAPEEPEDLPGGRNLGAVRIGRTVRKAAGTQTPTVQALLGDLHAQGFHRVPRPLGIDEAGREVWEYLRGSTIGTQEPWPDWVFGDALLTDVGYWLREFHDASEQFWSEDGRILGHQDLAPYNAVVDGERLVGFVDWDLVAPSVPLRDLAFVALRWVPLMGQDGRTPEQRWRRLRALLAAYGWRGSEEEVLDAVRVRAQDHADGLRQAALDGWGPAVELVAEGVADEFDRAAAGLAGLL from the coding sequence GTGAGCGTCCTGCTGGTGCCCGGGGGTCCCCTGCTGGACCCGGCCTACCTCCCCTTCGAACTCCCCGGCGAACGCGTCCTGGTGGCCGACCTGCGGTTCGCGCCGGCACGGCGCTGCGACCAGCTCGTCGACGCGCTGGAGGAGTTGCGGGAGGCGCACGGGATCCCCGTGGTCGACCTGGTGGCGCACTCGGCGGGGGCGAACCTCGCCGTCCGCTACCTGGAACGCTTCGCCCACCGGGTCGCACGGTTGGTGCTCGTCACCCCGAGCGTGTTCGCCGTCGGGCTGCCGGTGTCGGCGGAGACCCGGTCACGGACGGCGGAACTCAGCCGTGACGAACCCTGGTTCGAGCAGAGCTTCGCTGCGCTGCAGCGGGTCGGTGCGGGCCACGGCGAGCCGGACGACTGGGACGCCGTGGGGCGGTTCACCGGTTCCGATCCCGCGGAGGAATCCGACCCGGTGCTGGCGGCGGAGTTCACCGCCCCGGGTGCGTTCGACCCGACGGCCACCCGCGCGGCTGTCGCAGGTTTCGCCGGGGAGGTGCTGGTGCTGGCCGGGGAGTTCGACGTCGGCGCTCCCCCGGCCGTCCTGCGGGAGTTCGCCGAGCTGTTCCCGCGGGCCCGTTTCGTGGAACTCACCCGGGCCCGGCACTTCCCGTGGCGCGACGACCCCGCGGGCTTCGCACAGGTGGTGCGGAGTTTCCTGGCGCCGGAGGAACCGGAGGACCTCCCGGGCGGGCGCAACCTCGGGGCGGTCCGGATCGGGCGCACCGTCCGGAAGGCGGCGGGCACGCAGACCCCGACCGTGCAGGCCCTGCTCGGCGACCTGCACGCGCAGGGGTTCCACCGCGTCCCGCGTCCGCTGGGGATCGACGAAGCGGGCCGGGAGGTCTGGGAGTACCTGCGGGGCAGCACCATCGGTACGCAGGAACCCTGGCCGGACTGGGTCTTCGGTGACGCGCTGCTCACCGACGTGGGGTACTGGCTGCGGGAGTTCCACGACGCCTCGGAGCAGTTCTGGAGCGAGGACGGCCGGATCCTCGGCCACCAGGACCTCGCGCCCTACAACGCCGTCGTCGACGGTGAGCGTCTGGTCGGGTTCGTCGACTGGGACCTGGTGGCCCCCTCCGTCCCGTTGCGCGACCTGGCGTTCGTCGCGCTGCGGTGGGTCCCGCTGATGGGGCAGGACGGTCGCACCCCGGAGCAGCGGTGGCGGCGGTTGCGGGCCCTGCTCGCCGCCTACGGCTGGAGGGGCAGCGAGGAGGAGGTGCTCGACGCGGTGCGGGTTCGCGCCCAGGACCACGCCGACGGCCTGCGCCAGGCCGCCCTCGACGGGTGGGGTCCGGCCGTGGAACTCGTGGCGGAGGGGGTGGCCGACGAGTTCGACCGTGCCGCAGCGGGTCTGGCGGGGTTGTTGTGA
- a CDS encoding ATP-binding protein — MERLTLDEQLSAAAMARHWVCDHCPDEHLPAARRWIAELLTSELVHNAFSHGRGPVVLSLTHDEEGILVGISDHEERVPTLREQSPGATEGRGIALVDALATTWGVYGSDGSETDEASGDWPSPQERSGGKTVWFHLATG; from the coding sequence GTGGAACGCCTCACCCTGGACGAGCAGCTCTCCGCAGCGGCGATGGCCCGGCACTGGGTCTGTGACCACTGCCCCGACGAGCACCTGCCCGCCGCGCGGCGCTGGATCGCCGAACTGCTGACGAGCGAACTGGTCCACAACGCCTTCTCGCACGGCCGGGGCCCGGTCGTCCTGTCGTTGACCCACGACGAGGAGGGCATCCTCGTCGGCATCTCCGACCACGAGGAACGCGTCCCGACGTTGCGCGAGCAGTCGCCGGGAGCCACGGAAGGTCGGGGCATCGCCCTCGTCGACGCCCTCGCCACGACCTGGGGCGTCTACGGCAGCGACGGCAGCGAGACCGACGAGGCCTCCGGCGACTGGCCGAGCCCCCAGGAGCGCTCCGGCGGCAAGACCGTCTGGTTCCACCTCGCCACCGGGTGA